Proteins from one Bacteroides zhangwenhongii genomic window:
- a CDS encoding RNA polymerase sigma-70 factor, with amino-acid sequence MENNDKQIELKFQRFFIANFPKVKNFAQMLLKSEAEAEDVAQDVFCKLWLQPELWLDNDKELDNYIFIMTRNIVLNIFKHQQVEQDYQEEIMEKTLLYELTEKEEVLNNVYYKEMLMIVQLTLEKMPKRRRMIFELSRFRGLSHKEIADKLEVSIRTIEHQVYLALIDLKKILLLFIFFSNIFK; translated from the coding sequence ATGGAAAATAACGATAAGCAGATTGAATTAAAGTTTCAGAGGTTCTTTATTGCTAACTTCCCTAAAGTAAAGAACTTTGCCCAAATGCTGCTTAAGTCGGAAGCTGAAGCAGAGGATGTGGCACAAGATGTTTTCTGTAAACTCTGGTTACAGCCGGAATTGTGGTTGGACAATGACAAGGAGCTGGATAACTATATCTTCATAATGACTAGGAATATTGTTCTGAATATCTTTAAGCATCAGCAGGTAGAGCAGGATTATCAGGAGGAAATCATGGAAAAGACTCTTCTTTATGAGTTGACGGAGAAAGAGGAAGTCTTGAATAATGTCTATTATAAAGAGATGCTTATGATTGTTCAGCTCACTTTAGAGAAGATGCCGAAGCGTCGGAGGATGATATTTGAACTTAGTCGTTTTAGAGGGTTGAGCCATAAAGAAATAGCCGACAAATTGGAAGTTTCCATTCGTACAATAGAACATCAAGTATATTTAGCTTTAATAGATTTGAAGAAAATTCTGCTCTTATTTATCTTTTTCTCAAATATTTTTAAGTAG
- the argH gene encoding argininosuccinate lyase, which translates to MAQKLWEKSVQVNKDIERFTVGRDREMDLYLAKHDVLGSMAHITMLESIGLLTKEELEQLLAELKNIYASAEKGEFVIEDGVEDVHSQVELMLTRRLGDIGKKIHSGRSRNDQVLLDLKLFTRTQIREIAEAVEQLFHVLIRQSERYKNVLMPGYTHLQIAMPSSFGLWFGAYAESLVDDMLFLQAAFKMCNRNPLGSAAGYGSSFPLNRTMTTELLGFDSMNYNVVYAQMGRGKMERNVAFALATIAGTISKLAFDACMFNSQNFGFVKLPDDCTTGSSIMPHKKNPDVFELTRAKCNKLQSLPQQIMMIANNLPSGYFRDLQIIKEVFLPAFQELKDCLQMTTYIMNEIKVNEHILDDDKYLLIFSVEEVNRLAREGMPFRDAYKKVGLDIEAGKFSHSKEVHHTHEGSIGNLCNTEISALMQQVVDGFNFCGMDRAEKALLGR; encoded by the coding sequence ATGGCACAGAAACTTTGGGAGAAATCCGTGCAGGTAAATAAGGATATCGAACGCTTTACGGTGGGACGCGATCGTGAAATGGATCTTTATCTGGCCAAGCATGATGTGCTCGGCTCTATGGCGCACATCACAATGCTCGAAAGTATCGGTTTGCTGACGAAAGAAGAACTGGAGCAGTTGCTGGCTGAACTGAAAAATATTTATGCTTCAGCGGAGAAAGGTGAATTCGTGATAGAAGACGGTGTGGAAGACGTACATTCGCAGGTGGAGTTGATGCTGACTCGCCGTCTGGGAGATATAGGAAAGAAAATTCATAGCGGCCGTTCGCGTAACGACCAGGTGCTGTTGGATCTTAAACTTTTTACCCGCACGCAAATCAGAGAAATAGCCGAAGCGGTAGAACAACTTTTCCATGTATTGATTCGCCAGAGCGAACGTTATAAAAATGTTTTAATGCCGGGATATACACATCTGCAGATTGCCATGCCCTCTTCTTTCGGACTATGGTTCGGTGCTTACGCTGAAAGCCTGGTGGATGATATGCTGTTTCTGCAGGCTGCATTTAAGATGTGCAACCGTAATCCGTTAGGTTCTGCTGCCGGATATGGTTCTTCGTTCCCGTTGAACCGGACGATGACAACCGAGTTGCTCGGTTTCGACTCTATGAATTATAATGTGGTATATGCCCAGATGGGACGTGGCAAGATGGAACGTAATGTTGCGTTTGCGTTGGCCACGATTGCCGGAACAATCTCCAAATTAGCTTTTGACGCTTGTATGTTCAACAGCCAGAACTTCGGATTTGTGAAGTTGCCCGATGATTGTACTACGGGTTCCAGCATTATGCCTCATAAGAAGAATCCGGACGTGTTTGAATTGACACGTGCCAAATGTAATAAGTTGCAATCGCTTCCCCAACAAATCATGATGATTGCCAACAATCTGCCTTCCGGTTATTTCCGTGACTTGCAGATTATAAAAGAGGTCTTTCTTCCGGCTTTCCAGGAATTGAAAGACTGTTTGCAGATGACAACTTACATCATGAACGAGATTAAGGTAAATGAACATATCTTGGATGATGACAAATATCTGCTCATTTTCAGTGTGGAAGAAGTGAACCGTTTGGCACGCGAAGGTATGCCTTTCCGCGATGCATACAAAAAGGTCGGTCTGGATATTGAAGCAGGTAAATTCTCGCATAGTAAGGAAGTACATCATACACATGAAGGAAGTATAGGCAATTTGTGCAATACAGAGATCTCTGCATTGATGCAGCAAGTGGTCGATGGATTCAACTTTTGCGGGATGGATAGAGCAGAGAAAGCGCTGCTTGGAAGATAA
- a CDS encoding SRPBCC family protein: MTKFESSVKVIPYSQERVYNKLSDLSNLEAIKDRLPQDKVQDLSFDSDTLSFSVSPVGKLTLQIVEREPSKCVKLETTNSPLPFNMWIQLVAAGEEECKIKVTIGMDINPFMKAMVQKPLQEGLEKMVEMLSIINY; this comes from the coding sequence ATGACTAAATTTGAGAGTAGTGTCAAGGTGATACCTTACAGTCAGGAACGGGTGTATAACAAGCTTTCGGATTTGAGTAATCTGGAAGCCATTAAAGACCGTTTGCCGCAAGATAAGGTGCAGGATTTGAGTTTTGATTCGGATACATTGAGTTTTAGTGTTTCTCCTGTTGGAAAGCTGACACTGCAAATCGTTGAACGTGAACCTTCTAAATGTGTGAAGTTGGAGACAACCAACTCACCGCTTCCTTTTAATATGTGGATTCAATTAGTGGCGGCCGGTGAGGAAGAATGCAAAATAAAGGTTACTATCGGGATGGATATCAATCCGTTTATGAAAGCGATGGTGCAGAAGCCCCTCCAGGAAGGTTTGGAGAAGATGGTTGAAATGCTGTCGATTATAAATTATTAA
- the pyrE gene encoding orotate phosphoribosyltransferase — MKNLERLFAEKLLKIKAIKLQPANPFTWASGWKSPFYCDNRKTLSYPSLRNFVKIEITRLILERFGQVDAIAGVATGAIPQGALVADALNLPFVYVRSTPKDHGLENLIEGELRPGMKVVVIEDLISTGGSSLKAVEAIRRDGCEVIGMVAAYTYGFPVAEEAFKNAKVTLVTLTNYEAVLDVALRTGYIEKEDIQTLNEWRKDPAHWDAGK; from the coding sequence ATGAAAAACTTAGAGAGACTATTTGCGGAGAAACTGTTGAAGATTAAGGCTATTAAACTTCAACCTGCTAACCCTTTCACTTGGGCTTCTGGATGGAAATCCCCCTTTTACTGTGACAACCGTAAAACTCTGTCCTATCCTTCTCTTCGTAATTTTGTGAAGATTGAAATTACACGTCTGATATTGGAACGATTCGGACAGGTGGATGCGATTGCAGGTGTGGCGACTGGTGCTATTCCTCAAGGAGCTTTGGTTGCTGATGCATTGAATTTACCGTTCGTATATGTTCGTTCTACCCCGAAAGACCATGGATTGGAGAACCTGATCGAAGGTGAACTTCGTCCGGGTATGAAAGTAGTAGTAATAGAAGATTTGATATCTACCGGCGGCAGTAGTTTGAAGGCTGTAGAGGCGATTCGTCGCGATGGCTGTGAAGTAATTGGTATGGTTGCGGCTTATACGTATGGCTTCCCGGTTGCTGAAGAAGCATTTAAGAACGCTAAAGTGACCTTGGTGACATTGACCAACTATGAGGCTGTGCTTGATGTTGCTCTTCGTACAGGTTACATTGAAAAAGAAGATATCCAGACACTGAACGAATGGCGTAAAGACCCTGCTCATTGGGATGCTGGTAAATAA
- a CDS encoding regulatory protein RecX — protein MSAQLTDEEALSRVASYCSTAEHCRAEINEKLQRWGIAYDTIARILDRLESEKFIDDERFCRAFVNDKFRFAKWGKMKIAQGLYMKKIPSDVAWRYLNEIDEEEYLAVLRGLLASKKKSVHAQDEYELNGKLMRFAMSRGFELKDIRRCIDVPDEEEQVE, from the coding sequence ATGAGTGCACAATTAACAGACGAAGAGGCTTTAAGTCGTGTAGCCTCCTATTGCTCTACTGCCGAGCATTGCCGGGCAGAAATAAATGAGAAGTTACAACGTTGGGGGATAGCCTATGATACCATAGCGCGTATTCTTGACCGGCTGGAATCGGAAAAGTTCATTGATGACGAACGTTTCTGCAGGGCTTTTGTGAATGATAAATTCCGTTTCGCCAAGTGGGGGAAGATGAAAATAGCGCAAGGACTTTATATGAAGAAGATTCCATCCGACGTAGCATGGCGTTATCTGAATGAGATTGATGAGGAGGAATATCTTGCTGTCCTTCGTGGACTGCTGGCCTCCAAGAAAAAAAGTGTCCATGCGCAGGATGAATATGAACTGAATGGAAAGCTGATGCGGTTCGCTATGAGTCGTGGGTTTGAACTGAAAGATATCAGGCGTTGTATCGATGTTCCCGATGAAGAGGAACAGGTGGAGTGA